From Microbacterium rhizosphaerae:
CCGTCCCGTCCGTCGCGCTCCACCTTGACGACCCGCAGCTGGTGGCGTGCGGTGCGCAGCAGCGGCACGGCGATACGGAACCACAGCACGCAGGCTGCCGTCACGGCCCACAGCGTCCACCAGTAGATCGTCGACGTGGGCGACGAGATGAAGTCGGCTCCGGTCCACAGCATGTGCGGGATGGCGAGCCCGACCCCGAGATAGCCGTAGAGGTGGAGGAGGTGCCACGACTCGTAGCGCAGCTTGCGCCGCGCCCGCCGGATCGACGTCGCCACCACGAGGATCAGCAGCAGGGTGCCCGCGGTCGCGAGCAGCATCCCCGGGTAGTCCCACACGAACTGCCACGCCTGCACGAACACGTTGATGTTCGCGGTGATCGAGTACCCGATCGTGGTCAGGATGATGTGCGCGACGAGCAGCCAGAACGACCAGAATCCGACGAGGCGGTGCATCCGCGTGATCTCGTCGCGTCCGAAGCCCCTCTCGAAGAGCGGCACACGCGCCATCAGCAGCACCTGGTACAGCAGCAGGTTCGCCGAGACGAGGCCGGTCAGCCGGCCCAGCGTCGTCCAGGTCGCGCCATCCACGGCCAGCAGCGACTGGATGCCGGCACCGCCGACCCACATCGCGAGCACGATCAGGCTCGTGCCCCAGATCACCGCGATCGCGGCGAGGTTCCAGGCGCGCCGCGCGCCGCCGGCGCGCCTGCGCTCGGGCAGGAGCGGGGGCAGCTCGGACGTCGCAGAGGAGGAGGCGAGAGAAGCCATACCTGGATGCTCGGGTGCCCGGTGACAGAAACCGCTGAGAATCCGGCCACCTCGCCGATCTCACGGAAAGCTCATAGCCGTCACATGGCGAGCGTCGCCCCACCTTGCGGGCGTGGACGGCCACCCTGCGCGCAGGCATGGATAAGGTGGGGCGTGCAGGGCTCCTACGCCCGCCGGGAGGGTCATGGCCGCCGAACCGCAACGTGTGCTGCACGAGCGTGACACCACGGAATCGCCTCTGGTGCGGGTCTGGCACAGCAGCGCAGCCCGTCTCGAGTCGCTCTCCACGCGATGGGCGATCGGGGCTTTCGTCGTGGCCGGCGTCATCACGATCGCCGTCATGTACGGCTCCCGGTGGCCGCTCGCCGGCATCGACCGATCGGTCGGCAACCTCGCCGCGTGGGTCACCTCGGGTCTCGCGGGACTCTCGTTCGCGACCGCGTACATCGTCGAGGCGCGCCGCGGCTACGACTCGTGGCGGCGCAGGCTGCCGCTCGCCAAGCGGGTTCTCGACATCGTGGCGACATCGGTGGCGATGGGGATGCTGTCATACCTCGGCGTGCTGGCGGTCGCGAGCCTCTTCCAGCTGGGCTTCCACGGACTCACGATCGATCCGCTCGGCGGCGCCGCCCTCGCGGGCGCCGCGGCGGCGACGTTCACGTATGTCGCCGTGCTCGCCGGCTCCCGGGTCACCGGCGAGGGCCTGTCGATCCTCGCCACGCTCGTCCTGTTCATCGGCACGATCGGCAGCATGCTCAGCACGCCGGACCAGTCGTGGTGGCAGTGGCACTTCTCGGAGCTGGGCAACAACCACGCCGCATCCGCCTACCGCTTCAACCTCGCCCTCATCCTGACGGGCCTCGTCATCACGGTGCTCGCCAACTACGTGGGTCACGACATCGAGCTGGGTCTGCGCGCCCGGAAGGTGGAGAAGAGGAAGCGGATGCGCCGGGTCCGCCTGTTCTCGTGGCTCTACGCCGGTATCGGCATCTTCATGTCGATCGCCGGGATCGTCACGGACGGCATGAACTTCCCGTTCCACGTCGCGGCCGCGACGAGCATGACGCTGACGGTCGGCGTATTCGTCTACTTCGCGCTGCGCTACCTTCCCGGGCTCCCCCGCGACATCACGGTGTTCTCGCTGCTCGTGCTCGCCGGCACGGCCGTCGCCGTGCTGCTCTGGGTGCCGGTCCACTATTACAACCTCACCGGCATGGAGTTCATCGCGGCCGGTCTCATGTTCGCGTGGCTGATCGTCTTCGTGCGAGCCATCGCCGCGTATGCCCGACCGGGGACGCCGCCGGAATCCGCCTAGAACGCGTCGGTCACGCGGCTGCGTCGCCCGCGGCTCGGGCTGCTCCCCTGCCCGAGGCGGCTTCGGACTGGGCCTCGCTGATCTCGGTGCGCTCGATCAGGGCATCCACGACGTCCGCGGCGACATCCTCGTCAGCGATCCGCTTCGCGTCTTCTTGCTGCTTGACCTCCACGCGCGCCGCCTGCCACGCCGACCAGTGACCTGAGACGAGCGCCCACAGCGACAGCGCGGACACATACACGACGCTGTTGACCCAGTGGGTGGCGATCGAGACGGGGATCATCACGACCCAGAAGATCGCCAGCCAGCCGTTGACGCGACGCATGAAGACCGGGTCTCCCTGCACCATCGCCCACAGAGACTTCATCGTGTTCACTGTTCCTCCTCGGTATCGGCAACACACAGCTCGACAAAGAAGTCGAGCAGTCGATGCTCTCCTCGGTGACGACGAACCCGATTCTCAGCCCCGGAAGGGCGACCAACCTAAATTCGGTGCGAGGCTTGCAGCGCCAACCTGTTCGTGGTATGGCGTCATCCGCCGAGGATGTCGCGAGCCATCTCGCGCATCTCGACCTTGCGCACCTTGCCGGTGACCGTCATCGGGAAGCCATCGACGATGTGCACGTAACGCGGGATCTTGAAGTGCGCCAGCCTGCCCGTGGAGTACTCGCGGATGGCGGCGACCGTCAGCGGCTCGGCACCGGGGCGCATGACGATCCAGGCCATGATCTCCTCGCCGTAGCGCTCGTCCGGCACGCCGATGACCTGCACGTCGCCGACATCGGGGTGGCGGTAGAGGAACTCCTCGATCTCGCGCGGATAGATGTTCTCGCCGCCGCGCAGGATCATGTCCTTCGTACGTCCGACGATGTTCAGGCGCCCGTCCGCATCCATCGTCGCGATGTCGCCGGTGTGCATCCATCGGCCCGCGTCGATCGCCTCGGCCGTCCTCTCCGGGTCGTCCCAATAGCCGAGCATTACGGAGTAGCCGCGCGTGCAGAACTCGCCAGGCACCCCGCGGCGCACCACCAGCCCCTCCCCGTCGATCACCTTCACCTCGACGAACGGCATCACCGTGCCGATGGTCTGCGTGCGCGCCTGCACGTCGTCGTTCCGCGAGGTCATCGTCGAGACCGGCGAGGTCTCGGTCATCCCGTAGCAGATGGCGACCTCGGGCATGTGCATCCGTTCGATCACCCGCTCCATGACCTCGACGGGGCACGGCGAGCCGGCCATGACGCCCGTGCGCAGCGACGTCAGGTCGAACTCGTCGAAGCGGGGATGCGCGAGCTCGGCGATGAACATCGTCGGCACGCCGTACAGCGACGTGCAGCGCTCGCGGTGGACGGCTTCGAGCGTCTGCTCGGCGTCGAAGACGGGTGCCGGCAGCACGACGCAGGAGCCGTGCGAGTGGCCGCCGAGCACGCCCATCACCATGCCGAAGCAGTGGTACAGCGGCACCGGCACGCAGACGCGGTCCTGCTCCGTGTACCCCAGTCCCTCGCCGACGAAGTAGCCGTTGTTGAGGATGTTGTGGTGGGACAGCGTCGCGCCCTTCGGGAACCCGGTCGTGCCGGACGTGTACTGGATGTTGATCGCCTGATCGAACGTGAGCGTCGCGGCGCACTCGTCGAGCGCGGCCGGGTCACCGGTGCGTCCCCTCTCGAGCAGGTCGCCCCACTGCGGTGTGCCGATGAAGACGACGTCGTCGAAGCCGATCTCGGCGAGCATGCCGGCGTAGTCCGTCGTCCGGAAGGACGTCGCGCTCACCATGAGCCGCATCCCCGACTGGCGGATCACGTACTCGACCTCGCTCGTGCGGTAGGCGGGGTTGACGTTGACGAGGATCGCGCCGATCCGCGCCGTCGCGTACTGCGTGAACACCCACTCGGCGCAGTTCGGCGCCCAGATGCCCACCCGGTCGCCCTTCTGGATGCCGAGGGTCAGCAGTCCCAGCGCGAGCCGGTCGACCTGCTCGCGCAGCTGCGCGAACGTCCAGCGCCGACCGCGGGCGCACTCGACGAGGGCTTCGCGGTCGGGATGGGCGGCGACCGCGGCGTCGAGCATCTCGCCGATCGTCTGGCCGAGCAGCTCGGTGGTGGCCGGTCCGGAGGCGTACGAGACCTGTGCTGCGTTGCGCATGAGCACATGATGCGACCGCGAAGGGCGCGCGCACCAGTCCCTGCGGCCACCGCGGTCGAACCGTCATGATCTGCTGCACCGTGCCGATCGGCCCGCGCTCGTCGTGCAGCACGCCGTGGGTCAGGCCCAGGCCTGTCGGGCCCACGTCGACCCGTACCGCCCCGGCCAGATCTTCCCCGCCGACCACGGCTCGAGCAGGTGCACGGCTCAGTCCACGAGCGCGGCGGCCAGCGCGTCTTCGACCGCCGCTCGCGGCACCGCCGGCGCCTCGACCTGCATCGTCCCGAACGTCGCGGGGTCCCACTCCAGGCCGAGGGCAGCATTCGCCTCGAGCAGCACAGCGACGAAGCGTCGGACCGATCCGAACGCGAGCATGCCGCTCAGCAGCCGCGCCCCGCGGATCGCGCGCTGCGACGTGCCGATGAGCTTCACCACCCCGCGGGCGTTGATGCTGTACTCGCCCGGACAGTACTCCCCCGCCACTTCGCCGAGGCGAGCATCCACTCCGAGGCTCTGCAGCGCGTCGGCGACGCTGTTGCCGGCGCGCGCGAAGTAGTCGGACGGGTCGAGGGTCGCGTCATCCCGGCTGATCAGGTCGAAGACGAGGCACGA
This genomic window contains:
- a CDS encoding ferredoxin reductase family protein, with the protein product MASLASSSATSELPPLLPERRRAGGARRAWNLAAIAVIWGTSLIVLAMWVGGAGIQSLLAVDGATWTTLGRLTGLVSANLLLYQVLLMARVPLFERGFGRDEITRMHRLVGFWSFWLLVAHIILTTIGYSITANINVFVQAWQFVWDYPGMLLATAGTLLLILVVATSIRRARRKLRYESWHLLHLYGYLGVGLAIPHMLWTGADFISSPTSTIYWWTLWAVTAACVLWFRIAVPLLRTARHQLRVVKVERDGRDGVAVRMRGRAIRGLRARPGQFFIWRFLDGPGWSRGHPFSLSAAPTSEELVISARRVGEGTHRLMRLRPGTRVMIEGPYGGMTGERRQGTKLLMLGAGAGVAPLVALLEAEDYAPGEAILVTRDHTEAHSMRSREITGLVSRRGLVHYSLPGKRATQGPSWLPASHGGWGGPELLRHIAPDIEAYDVYICGAIPWMKSLEHDLRAAGVRADRIHTEAFAV
- a CDS encoding DUF998 domain-containing protein gives rise to the protein MAAEPQRVLHERDTTESPLVRVWHSSAARLESLSTRWAIGAFVVAGVITIAVMYGSRWPLAGIDRSVGNLAAWVTSGLAGLSFATAYIVEARRGYDSWRRRLPLAKRVLDIVATSVAMGMLSYLGVLAVASLFQLGFHGLTIDPLGGAALAGAAAATFTYVAVLAGSRVTGEGLSILATLVLFIGTIGSMLSTPDQSWWQWHFSELGNNHAASAYRFNLALILTGLVITVLANYVGHDIELGLRARKVEKRKRMRRVRLFSWLYAGIGIFMSIAGIVTDGMNFPFHVAAATSMTLTVGVFVYFALRYLPGLPRDITVFSLLVLAGTAVAVLLWVPVHYYNLTGMEFIAAGLMFAWLIVFVRAIAAYARPGTPPESA
- a CDS encoding AMP-binding protein, with product MRNAAQVSYASGPATTELLGQTIGEMLDAAVAAHPDREALVECARGRRWTFAQLREQVDRLALGLLTLGIQKGDRVGIWAPNCAEWVFTQYATARIGAILVNVNPAYRTSEVEYVIRQSGMRLMVSATSFRTTDYAGMLAEIGFDDVVFIGTPQWGDLLERGRTGDPAALDECAATLTFDQAINIQYTSGTTGFPKGATLSHHNILNNGYFVGEGLGYTEQDRVCVPVPLYHCFGMVMGVLGGHSHGSCVVLPAPVFDAEQTLEAVHRERCTSLYGVPTMFIAELAHPRFDEFDLTSLRTGVMAGSPCPVEVMERVIERMHMPEVAICYGMTETSPVSTMTSRNDDVQARTQTIGTVMPFVEVKVIDGEGLVVRRGVPGEFCTRGYSVMLGYWDDPERTAEAIDAGRWMHTGDIATMDADGRLNIVGRTKDMILRGGENIYPREIEEFLYRHPDVGDVQVIGVPDERYGEEIMAWIVMRPGAEPLTVAAIREYSTGRLAHFKIPRYVHIVDGFPMTVTGKVRKVEMREMARDILGG
- a CDS encoding lipoate--protein ligase family protein, yielding MTAPGAARLARVPGLLIRQSAPGDDDLEHSGELLRGVASGEIAEERVLRLYTPAATLAMTRRESRMPGFPVASAAAERLGFAPAIRPTGGRAVAYDESCLVFDLISRDDATLDPSDYFARAGNSVADALQSLGVDARLGEVAGEYCPGEYSINARGVVKLIGTSQRAIRGARLLSGMLAFGSVRRFVAVLLEANAALGLEWDPATFGTMQVEAPAVPRAAVEDALAAALVD